A genomic stretch from Aedes albopictus strain Foshan chromosome 2, AalbF5, whole genome shotgun sequence includes:
- the LOC109406034 gene encoding zinc finger protein 600, whose protein sequence is MASTLVPIESGGPEGLQQMCRLCMGEENLEDVFKQNDLHQWISNYLWITISSDDRKGHTVCIICRLRLAEFHRFHIRCQEVQAILQSMVREEYGTLTRHGENIDLRHVKTEPCEQVAFNNGAELSNKDLRSNTGTQISVDGFGHDSSELQLPSVSVEFKPDIANDHARDDHLKLYQDDDGYGQSVSAQDEIVVHQVKIEGMVHDEEPQDESDKSVGKFQCSTCAKTYRTRRLLVGHNRRVHGPKNHICRICGLGFSYGIDLQKHELTKMHLLRVQANPELKLRIDNEKTNDIYTCWKCNRTFGQKRDLKKHARSHDAKLNEKKASQSREEQLETDKAVVSTKIPEKRKPSETEEKSRTDEKWRCNQCGRSFSSGDKLRCHMRCHAKNVVCPICGKPFANQVTLNRHIPVHDPNRARPLRASESAGGPFRCDICQKEFALKSTLRSHKPKVHGPRRYPCHLCDKKFGTSSVLAHHVRRHYGDGRISRKDQSDSAKIACSSQGIDLGTDSSSK, encoded by the exons ATGGCTTCGACGCTAGTCCCAATCGAGTCGGGTGGTCCAGAGGGCCTCCAACAAATGTGTCGGCTTTGTATGGGTGAAGAGAATCTTGAAGATGTTTTCAAGCAGAATGACCTGCATCAGTGGATATCCAATTACCTTTGGATAACG atATCCAGCGATGACCGCAAGGGTCACACCGTCTGCATTATCTGTCGCTTACGGTTAGCTGAATTTCACCGATTTCACATCCGGTGCCAGGAGGTGCAAGCGATTCTGCAATCCATGGTTCGGGAAGAATATGGAACATTGACCAGGCATGGCGAGAACATTGATCTCCGACACGTGAAAACTGAACCATGTGAGCAAGTTGCGTTCAATAACGGAGCTGAACTAAGCAATAAGGACCTAAGATCGAACACTGGAACTCAAATTTCAGTCGATGGTTTCGGTCATGATAGTTCAGAATTGCAGCTTCCATCAGTCAGTGTGGAATTTAAACCAGATATTGCCAACGACCACGCAAGAGATGATCATTTAAAACTTTATCAAGATGATGATGGATATGGGCAATCGGTTTCTGCGCAGGATGAGATTGTGGTACATCAAGTAAAAATCGAGGGTATGGTACATGATGAAGAACCACAAGATGAATCAGACAAAAGTGTCGGGAAGTTTCAATGCAGCACATGTGCGAAAACATACCGGACTAGACGACTACTAGTTGGGCATAATAGAAGAGTTCATGGACCTAAAAATCATATTTGCCGGATTTGTGGATTAGGCTTCTCTTATGG GATAGACCTGCAAAAGCATGAGTTAACCAAGATGCATTTGTTGAGAGTTCAAGCCAATCCAGAACTGAAGCTTCGAATCGACAACGAAAAGACGAATGATATATACACGTGTTGGAAATGCAATCGAACATTTGGTCAAAAGCGTGATTTGAAAAAACACGCAAGAAGTCATGACGCAAAACTGAATGAAAAGAAAGCATCTCAGTCGCGTGAAGAACAACTAGAGACTGATAAAGCGGTTGTCAGCACAAAGATTCCTGAGAAACGAAAACCTTCCGAAAccgaagaaaaaagcagaacagaTGAAAAATGGCGATGCAATCAATGCGGCAGGTCATTCTCCAGTGGGGACAAACTAAGATGTCATATGAGATGTCATGCAAAAAATGTCGTATGTCCCATATGCGGAAAGCCATTCGCTAATCA AGTTACACTGAACAGACACATACCAGTGCACGATCCGAATCGTGCACGTCCGTTAAGAGCATCAGAATCAGCGGGAGGGCCATTTCGATGTGATATTTGCCAGAAAGAATTCGCACTGAAAAGTACACTGAGGTCGCACAAACCAAAAGTGCACGGACCAAGACGCTATCCATGTCACCTATGCGATAAGAAATTCGGCACAAG TTCTGTTTTGGCCCACCACGTACGGAGGCATTATGGTGACGGAAGGATTAGCAGGAAAGATCAATCTGATTCAGCCAAAATAGCATGCTCTTCTCAAGGCATCGACCTCGGCACCGACAGTAGTTCGAAATAA